Genomic segment of Primulina tabacum isolate GXHZ01 chromosome 11, ASM2559414v2, whole genome shotgun sequence:
cacctcgagccatccCATGACCAGACCTCTTATGGACCCTACTGAACCCTCTTGGACCAGTACCGAGCCTCCAGCTCAGGCTAAAGCCCCCTACGCAAGCCACAAGCCACGACGCCCCTCTTCCATGCCCTCCTAGGAGTCTATTCGAACTAGGACTCTTTTattccagccaccaccgatcACACACCCTCCTAATAGTCCCTGGACTAGCCTCAGAACCAACCTAGACCAACCCCGAGCCCCTACTCCATGCACGAAGCCGTGCGAACCAGCCCCCACGCACATATGCATGCGCACAAGGGCTGTAGGGTTCACGGCTCCTCTCCTTTGAGCCAGCCTGCCCCTAACCTTCTTAGGACTCACCTTGGACTCTACTGCACCGCATTGGACCAACCCTGGCCATCCCTAGCCGAGCCACGACACTCCCACATAGCAGTCGGCCGTGTGATcgcatgggaagagtcctatctcccgtggactcttccctagcagCTGTGCTTGAGTCCTAGCCATgttaggactcttcctagccctAGACCACGTCCCACTCAAGGCCCTAACCACCTTTGCTCGTGCCCATGCTCGGCCGAGCCCTTTTATCATCAAAGCATGCAATAAAACCCTCACTTCCTCTAACATCCATGCACGGCCCGTTCTAGTTCAAGTATGGCCCTCGTATTGTCCCTTAAACGACGCTTTCCCAGCCCTTTAACATCCTAAATTGGTAGCTTGTcccttaaaaatcataacattaaataaacaagcgtaaaatcgtcaaaacGTTTGAAATATTCGTTCTATCGTTAATCCAATCgagcataaatatttttcatgcaaaaataaacaaagcatgcataatataatttgaatgatgcgtcaaagaaatttagaaacgtgcctttgtattttaaaacgtTCGAATAGGCGATCGTCGGCGTGGGGTGCGAAGAAGAACGAACGGACGACGAAGACTCCTTGTTTTCTTCTCTtggaattttcaaatttatgtgTGTGAAGTGTTTGTGATTTTCGGCTGATATGTGCACTTAGAAGCTTAGGTtttcaatttatacattttaatTTGTATGATAATGGGCTTAGGTTTTGGACTAGCTTAGGGGCAATTGGACCTATTTATATTGGGTAGATTAGGCCCATAAAacctatttaattgtaaaataaaagtttctaaaaattagttttctaaaataatgcatttgatattttaaaagtccctTGTtggcccaaaaccggcttctcgGATAAAATTGTGTTCGTcccgtaaaataatttgaactctaccatttttagaaaaacttaatcatttttaatcatattaagaagtcttgaaaatatttataaaaatttttattttatcccAGTCgtcccggtctcttttcctcagcttattatcgaatattcgataTGTGACGTGGATTGTTGCTCCATTAAAGTCTCCTTGTGTGCAGGATGTAAACATTCTCTTCGAGATGTGACGTGGACTGTTGCTCCACTATCGATCACCCAACTAGTTACTCAAGTTGCCAAATTTACGGACTCATGCTCTAGCTCGTGAACAACATTGAATTCGTCAATGATACTTGTTTGTTCATGGTCGGTTTCATGTTTGTTTTTCTGTTGCcgacaatattttttaatatgctCATTTTCTCCATAGCGACAACACTTTATGTTGGCATATCTCCGCAAGGACATGCTTTTTCTTGGCTTCTGatttgttttttcttgatcttgctTCCCTCCCTTGACTCAGCAGCCAAAACATCTGACTGTGAGGTAGAGGCTCCTTGATATCTCCACCTCATTTCTTCATTTAAGATGTCACTCTTGATGAAGTCCATACTCACGACTCCTCCTAGTGTTGTGTTCGTGAGTGATACCTTCATAGCCTCTCAAGACTCTGATAATGAAGCTAGAACAATCAGAGCTATCACCTTATCATAAAGTTCTAATCTCATACTTGATAACTGCTCCACGAATCCTTGAATCTCGTTCAGATGATCTGCGACTAGAGTTCCTTCTTTGTATTGAACCTGGACAAGTTTGCGCAAATAGAACAATTTGTTGTTGCCACTTTTGGAGGCATATAGTGTTTCCAACTTCGTCCAAAGCATACGAGTATGAGTCTCGTTATAAATATGATTGTACACGATGTCATCGACAAATTTTCGGATGTATCCACATACTTGCCCGTGCTCGAAGTTCCATTTAGCATCTGATTTATCATCTGGTTTGGACTCGTTGAACACCGATAGGTGCATCTGGGTGACGAATAGAAGATCTTTCATCTTACTTTTCCAAACTTGATAATTAGAGTCATTAAAGCTAATCATCTTGCATGTGCGTACCTCCATCTTTTGTGACTACTACCAACGAATTAATCGTCACCCTGAATACAAAAGAACTAGTTCTCTATTACTATCTAAAAAgccttttctgatgtggaagttCAGACTAAGCTGCAAGCATAGAGCATACGAAGACTTCTTATAGTATTTGAGaacctcgctctgataccagttgttgggatATCAGGGAAATAAACGAGGTAACATCGCAGCGaaacatcataaataatatcaACAATGAATAAGATGGACACCAATATTTATGATGGTTCACCCTAAATTATGTCCACTCTAACCTCTCAAGGATATCATTTCTTTAATAACAACAAAGAAGATAAGAGAATTGAGAATTCAAAGTATTTTACTCGTAACACTATGATTTTAACACTTATTTACTCTCCCTTAATTATATTCTTTCCAAAGATAAACACTACTTAAAAAATCTCACACTAAATCATTTATCTCACTTCTACAGTTATTATTGTAGATAAGAGGATTTAGTGTTATGGTGTGATTTTGTAAGGGATGTATATTTATAGTTGAAATTTAGGCAAAAACGAAAAAAAACATCATTCCTACGTAGTTAAACCAATCATTTTTTACTAACACAAAACATGTGATAATTATTTTGCCAAAAATGATATGCCTTGATTAGCTACATTCCCCACCTATCATTTGAAGTGGAATTCCTTGTTGTCAGCGTATTCTTGGTGTGTCTTATTTAAAACAGAACAACGGCAAAAGCAGTAACATACAAAAGAATAGGGCTTTAATTTATTACATCCTTCGGCTATTTCCAAGTAACATGGTCCTCTATATAAGCTGAAATTAGCTGTACGTAATACTTAAacgaacctgtaaaaaaaaattggctgtGACATTGGGAAAACATGGTACCGCATAGTTCGGAAGAAGAGCCATTGGAAGACAAGCGACCGCGCACGGTTTCTTATCTCGTCGAGGCCAAGGAAGAATGTCCTCACGTATTGTGGGAGCCGTTCGACATTCTGAACAAGTACGGTAGCAAAACGAAGCGTTTGAGGAGTGGAGAAACATCTGAGCCGAATAAGCAGGAGACGGAAAGCACGGCGTCGAATGGCAAACAATTGGATCTAAGCTTAGAAATGAAAGGAGGTGCGTCGAATGGTAAACTGACTGCTACTACCATAATGAGAATGGCAGGAATGAAATCCAACGCTGCGACGATGGGTGATCAAGAACTCGAATCTGGTCTTACGCAGGAGACTTCGAAGCATTTGCTTCTTGCAATGTGTTTGCTTGATGCTGCTGACAAGTTCACCTGCCAGCAATATGATCTAGCTGAAAATTTGCTCATCAATGTTCTTAAAGTTTCTGATCCTGCACATAATCATGTTCAGAGAGTAGTCACTTTTTTCGCTCGGAATTTACTAGAGAAGATTGAAACAGAGACGGGGAAAATTGATCTGGAGAGAGAAGTGGGATATTTGAATTTAGAGGAAGCAGTGATGGATCTAAAAGTCAGTATGCGAGAAGTGGAACAGAAACTTTCCATGTGCCAAATCACACATTTTACTGGTGTTCAGACCATTTTGGACAGTGTAGCATCGGCTAAAAAGATTCATTTCATTGACATCGGCGTAAAAATCGGGTCACACTGGATTGTTCTCATGGATGCTCTTGCTAATCGGAAGAATTGCCCGATCGAGCAGCTCAAGATTTCTGCAGTTGCCACATCAAGAGATAAACTAGATGAAACAGGTAAAGTATTGTCTTCTTTCGCAAAATCCATGAATTTGAAGTTTACATTTAGGATATTGAACTCGGAAATTGATGAGCTTAGAAGAGATATGTTCGAGCTAGAGGCCGGAGAAGCAGTGGCTGTTTACATGGAGTTCTGTCTGCAGTCCTTGTCAGATTCTCCAAAGAAGTTGGAATCTTTAGTAAGAGAGGTCAAAAACCTCAATCCTTGTGTAACGGTGGTGAGTGATGTAGAGGCGGATATCAGAGGATGGACCTTTATCGGCAGGTTTTACGAGACTTTGTTACTCTGTAGCGCGATGTTCGATTGCCTAGAGGATTGCCTCGGCGGAGACAGTGACTGTAggaagataattgaaaaactaTACTTTCAGGAGATAATCAAGCCAATGATGTCGGCAGTCGACGACAATAATTTGAAGCATCATCTTAAAATCGACTTCTGGAGAGGATATTTTGCAAGGTTCGATGTGGTCGAAATGGAGCTGAGCCAGTCGTCTATGTACCAGGCGAGTTTTCTGCTTAGAGAATCTGATAGCCGGAGGGCGTGCACTTTGAGTATGAATGGGAAAAGTATGCTTCTTGGGTGGAAAGGAACCCCTCTCCGGTCTCTATCTGCATGGAAATTCTAGCATCACTAAATGGTCACGAACGTCGATAATTATAGCTCATCTGACacaaagattcaaaatttaacaCGAAATCTCGGGGTTGAGACTCTATTGTAACAACATTGTTCTCCAACTCAAAAAAGGAAAAGTCATAAACTATGTAAAACTATGGGGGACACTAGAAACATAATTGTATGGTGGACTGGAATAAAACACCTCCCAGCAAGGAAGTAGCTAAAGAATGATAGAATTggatattaataaaataagatATTAAATTAGAGTTTTGTCgatagaaaaataaatattgtgtTGGTAACAAAAAAATATCGAAAAACGATCGAAACTGATATGTGGGAGATATTTGGATtgttatataaaattttaaaaaatcttaaTTATATTGTAAACACGAGCTAGAGTTTTTGGTTGAGTTTAAGAACCGAGAATTACTCAATGTGGTTGAAAAAACTGTTTCAAAATATTCTAAAATAAGAATAgtctttttcaaaaaatattagttatatatttttattaaaaattattattcggTCGTTCGGTCCCGATGAAGCGGCCGACCAAGTCCAAGAGTGCCAGCcactattttaatattaaaaagttatttttaaatttcaaaactaTTCCATTTTATAAATACATCGTAGGCCCaattaacatttatttatttgtttcttTACTGTAATATTTTACACAAAAACTCGTACCGTTTCATGGATCTACTTTGTGAGAT
This window contains:
- the LOC142519760 gene encoding DELLA protein RGL1-like; the encoded protein is MVPHSSEEEPLEDKRPRTVSYLVEAKEECPHVLWEPFDILNKYGSKTKRLRSGETSEPNKQETESTASNGKQLDLSLEMKGGASNGKLTATTIMRMAGMKSNAATMGDQELESGLTQETSKHLLLAMCLLDAADKFTCQQYDLAENLLINVLKVSDPAHNHVQRVVTFFARNLLEKIETETGKIDLEREVGYLNLEEAVMDLKVSMREVEQKLSMCQITHFTGVQTILDSVASAKKIHFIDIGVKIGSHWIVLMDALANRKNCPIEQLKISAVATSRDKLDETGKVLSSFAKSMNLKFTFRILNSEIDELRRDMFELEAGEAVAVYMEFCLQSLSDSPKKLESLVREVKNLNPCVTVVSDVEADIRGWTFIGRFYETLLLCSAMFDCLEDCLGGDSDCRKIIEKLYFQEIIKPMMSAVDDNNLKHHLKIDFWRGYFARFDVVEMELSQSSMYQASFLLRESDSRRACTLSMNGKSMLLGWKGTPLRSLSAWKF